A window of Notolabrus celidotus isolate fNotCel1 chromosome 11, fNotCel1.pri, whole genome shotgun sequence contains these coding sequences:
- the spryd4 gene encoding SPRY domain-containing protein 4, whose product MAISTNAARLCRLAGRTVSPLLVKQRRAVSLPQRRCFVTTSTGNNATFRLDERTAHSSLDLFKKDTAVIYRMLGLDPSHVQDNPERFRDWAVVFGDEKISSGRHYWEVTVKKSQEFRLGVAEDLMSREDCVGTNSSSWVFGYAQRKWFAMTNKTIIPVTLVGKPDRIGILLDYEEGLLGLVDIEKPRIIHAIRVHFKTPLCPAFGLWDGELLTHSGLEAPEGLK is encoded by the exons ATGGCGATATCCACTAATGCTGCACGTCTCTGCCGCCTCGCAGGACGGACTGTCAGCCCCTTGCTAGTGAAACAAAGGAGGGCTGTCAGCCTGCCACAGAGAAGATGCTTCGTGACTACCTCGACTGGGAACA ATGCTACCTTCAGGCTTGATGAGCGGACAGCCCACAGCAGCCTCGACCTTTTCAAGAAGGACACTGCTGTGATCTACCGCATGCTTGGCCTGGACCCCAGCCATGTGCAGGACAACCCAGAGCGTTTCCGAGACTGGGCCGTGGTGTTTGGTGATGAGAAGATAAGCAGTGGACGACACTACTGGGAGGTCACGGTCAAAAAATCTCAAGAATTTCGTCTGGGTGTGGCTGAGGATCTGATGTCTCGAGAGGACTGTGTCGGCACCAACAGCTCCTCCTGGGTGTTCGGCTATGCTCAGCGCAAGTGGTTTGCAATGACCAATAAGACGATTATTCCTGTGACGCTGGTGGGCAAGCCGGACCGCATAGGCATCCTGCTCGACTATGAAGAGGGCCTTCTGGGGCTTGTGGACATTGAGAAACCCAGGATCATTCATGCCATCAGGGTCCATTTTAAAACTCCCCTCTGCCCTGCGTTTGGACTTTGGGACGGGGagctgctcacacactctgGCCTGGAAGCACCAGAAGGTCTGAAGTGA